The nucleotide sequence GACCGCGGCCGGATCGGCGCCGAGGCCGAGCGCCCGGCAGTCGAGCCAGGCGAGGTAGGTGGCCTCCCCCGGCCGGTACACGACCTCGGGCAGCCGCTCGGCCAGCAGGGCGCGCAGCAGGCGCCGGTTGTCGTCGAGACCCGCCAGCAGGGCGTCCAGCCATCCAGTGCCCTCGCGCAGCGCGGCCGTGTGCGCGAGCACGCCGACATGGCTGGGACCGTGGGACACCTCCTCGGGCAGCAGGGCGAGATCGGCCGCCGCAGCGGGGCCCGCGACGGCCAGGGCGGCCTTGAGCCCGGCCAGGTTCCACCCCTTGGAGGCCGACATCAGCGACAGCCCGTCCTGCGCGCCCGGCACGGCGAGGTAGGGCACGAACTCGGCGCCGGGCCCGGTGAGCGGCGCGTGGATCTCGTCGGCGACCACCCGGACGCCGTACCGGCGGGCGAGACCGGCGACGGCGGCCAGTTCGGCGGCCGTGTGCACGGTGCCGGTCGGATTGTGCGGGCTGCACAGCAGATGCGCGGCGCGTCCGCCGCCGGAGACGGCCCGCCGGTACGTCTCCTCCAGCACGGCGAGGTCGAGCCGGCCGTCCGCGCCGAGCGGCGCCTCGGCGATCCGCCGGTCCATGTGCTCGACGAACAGGAAGAACGGCGGGTAGACGGGCGGATTGACGACCACCGCGTCACCGGGGCCCGTCACCAGCTTGAGCATCTCGACGACGCCCAGCATCACGTCCGGCACGATCGCCGTCCGCTCCACCGCGAGCCCGTCCCAGCCCCACCGCTGAGCGGCGAACAGGGACAGCGCCTCGGCGTAGGCGGAGCCCGCCGGATAGCCGGTGTCGCCGAGTGCGACGGCCTCCGTCACCGCGCGGACGACCGGTTGCGCGAGGGGCACGTCCATCTCCGCGACCCACAGCGGGAGGACGTCGGCCGGATGGGTACGCCACTTCATGCTGGTACGACATCGCAGCCGGTCGAGGGTGAGGGCCTGTAAAGGGTTCGCTTCACCGGGGGTCTCGTGCGGGATGCTGGTCATGGGGCACAAGATAGGGGGCCGCGGTGTGACAGGGGATCACCTGAACAAGGCAGCCTCGGCGGACGCCGGCGCGGTTGCCGAGGTCGCCTGCGACGAGTCGGGGTCGGACGGCGAGAACCTCACCGGCGGCAACACCGACGTGTTCGCCCATGCGAGTGTGCTGCTGTCGCCGGACCGCGCCGCCGGGTACGTGCGGGAGATCCGCGACCGGATCCGTTCGCCCGCCGAGGAGTACAAGGCGAACCATCTGCTCCGCGAGAAGCACCGGCCGGTCCTGGAATGGCTCCTCTCGCCGTCGGGCCCGCTCCACGGGCGGGCCCATGTGCACCTCGTCGAGAAGCACTTCTTCGTCGTCGACCGGGTCGCCGACCTGCTGCTCGCCGACCCCGGGGCGGCCCTCGCGCTCTTCCGGCAGGGACGGCGGACCTT is from Streptomyces asoensis and encodes:
- a CDS encoding MalY/PatB family protein, whose amino-acid sequence is MTSIPHETPGEANPLQALTLDRLRCRTSMKWRTHPADVLPLWVAEMDVPLAQPVVRAVTEAVALGDTGYPAGSAYAEALSLFAAQRWGWDGLAVERTAIVPDVMLGVVEMLKLVTGPGDAVVVNPPVYPPFFLFVEHMDRRIAEAPLGADGRLDLAVLEETYRRAVSGGGRAAHLLCSPHNPTGTVHTAAELAAVAGLARRYGVRVVADEIHAPLTGPGAEFVPYLAVPGAQDGLSLMSASKGWNLAGLKAALAVAGPAAAADLALLPEEVSHGPSHVGVLAHTAALREGTGWLDALLAGLDDNRRLLRALLAERLPEVVYRPGEATYLAWLDCRALGLGADPAAVFLERGRVALSPGPDFGTGGDGHVRLNLATSAEILTEGVRRMAAAVG